Proteins from one Corynebacterium testudinoris genomic window:
- a CDS encoding VanW family protein, with protein sequence MSKSNSHAKGGSRRATRIVGGVLVGLIAVGGIAYGVDYALTQGKIPRGTTVGGIEIGGMEPAAARGVLETELGDVPTRAVEVRAGEMSTSFVPAEAGMVIDWQQTVEDIGTESANPLVKLNGLFGGSSEAPIVSHADEALLAPQLENVQAQLTRDPVDGAVSLIDARVNVTDPINGQAVDGAQLRTVVTAEWLNPSGVEAEAAITPPAIDTDDVDKAAKGDAADALTSAISVKGRNDVTGVIEPARMGEVVTFVPDAGALRTDINHEVAQAILTEALGETEKKKQNAQIAFSGSSRTVTPSVDGEKINWETTLGELNERILSTSEPNRTWEAEYEDDPATFTTEMAQVATFNETVGSFTTSGYSASSGVNISRVASVVNGAIVAPGDTFSLNGYTGPRGAAQGYVDSGIIINGRAGEAVGGGISQFATTLYNAAYFAGMEDVAHTAHSYYISRYPAGREATVFEGAIDLKFRNNSNYPVRIDTSVGGGDVTVTLSGVKTVTVESVNGGRWAPTQPREQRVSGSDCIPSGGAPGFTTSDTRIIRNLSGGEISRETQTTVYDPQPIVRCS encoded by the coding sequence GTGAGTAAGTCAAACAGCCACGCCAAGGGTGGTAGCCGCCGAGCCACCCGGATCGTTGGGGGCGTTCTCGTCGGCCTCATCGCGGTGGGTGGCATTGCCTACGGTGTCGATTACGCGCTAACCCAGGGGAAGATTCCTCGTGGCACCACGGTCGGCGGCATTGAGATTGGCGGTATGGAACCGGCGGCCGCGCGTGGCGTGCTGGAAACCGAGCTTGGCGACGTCCCGACCCGCGCCGTCGAGGTCCGCGCCGGCGAGATGTCCACCAGCTTCGTCCCCGCCGAGGCCGGCATGGTCATCGATTGGCAGCAGACCGTCGAAGACATTGGCACCGAGTCCGCCAACCCGTTGGTCAAGCTCAACGGCCTGTTCGGCGGCAGCTCCGAGGCACCGATCGTCTCTCATGCCGATGAAGCGCTGCTCGCCCCCCAGCTTGAGAACGTGCAGGCTCAACTCACCCGCGATCCTGTCGATGGTGCCGTTTCGCTTATCGACGCCCGCGTCAACGTCACCGATCCCATCAACGGCCAGGCCGTCGACGGTGCGCAACTGCGCACCGTTGTCACCGCCGAGTGGCTCAACCCCTCCGGGGTTGAGGCGGAGGCCGCGATTACGCCCCCGGCGATCGATACCGACGACGTCGATAAGGCGGCTAAAGGCGACGCCGCCGACGCGCTGACCTCTGCCATCTCCGTCAAGGGCCGCAACGACGTCACCGGCGTCATCGAGCCCGCCCGCATGGGTGAGGTGGTCACCTTCGTCCCCGATGCCGGCGCCCTGCGCACCGACATCAACCACGAAGTGGCCCAAGCAATCCTCACGGAAGCGCTCGGCGAGACCGAGAAGAAGAAGCAGAACGCCCAGATTGCTTTCTCCGGTTCCTCCCGCACCGTCACCCCCAGCGTCGACGGCGAAAAGATCAACTGGGAGACCACCCTCGGCGAACTCAACGAGCGCATCCTCTCCACCAGTGAGCCCAATCGCACGTGGGAAGCCGAGTACGAGGACGATCCCGCCACCTTCACCACCGAGATGGCCCAGGTAGCCACCTTCAACGAGACCGTTGGTAGTTTCACCACCTCCGGCTACTCCGCTTCCTCCGGCGTCAACATCTCCCGCGTGGCGTCCGTGGTCAACGGCGCCATCGTGGCCCCCGGCGACACCTTCTCCCTCAACGGCTACACCGGCCCCCGCGGTGCTGCTCAGGGGTACGTGGATTCGGGCATCATCATCAACGGCCGGGCCGGCGAAGCCGTCGGCGGTGGTATCAGCCAGTTCGCCACCACCCTCTACAACGCCGCGTACTTCGCCGGCATGGAAGATGTGGCCCACACGGCCCACAGCTACTACATCTCCCGCTACCCCGCCGGACGTGAAGCCACCGTCTTCGAAGGCGCCATCGACCTGAAGTTCCGCAACAACTCCAACTACCCGGTGCGCATCGATACCTCCGTTGGTGGCGGCGATGTCACGGTCACGTTGTCCGGCGTGAAGACAGTCACCGTCGAATCCGTCAACGGCGGACGCTGGGCGCCTACCCAGCCACGAGAGCAACGAGTCTCCGGCTCGGACTGCATTCCCTCCGGTGGCGCCCCCGGCTTCACCACGTCTGATACCCGCATCATCCGCAACCTCTCGGGCGGCGAAATCTCCCGCGAGACCCAGACCACTGTGTACGACCCGCAGCCGATTGTCCGCTGCTCCTAA
- a CDS encoding acyltransferase family protein: MAAVGIVLTHVAFQTGVDPTSVVGSLLARFDFFVAVFFFLSAFLLWRRHYADRTVPAIGRYLWKRAGRILPGYLLCVAAVILLLPEASRMSWSQILANLTLTQVYVPNALAPGLTHLWSLSVEVGFYLVLPLLALLIGGFSRRTRILAIVALAVLSLGWAFLPFVSSTPAEGLPNRQIWPPGFVLWFALGMLAAEVEGRVPAWAGRLLRVRWPWWIVALVVAWVAGQPWFGPVGLTHPEPAEFVLRVLAGGVFAFAIVGPAALAPSERGWLCSPPMQALGRWSYGIFLWHVAMLSVAFPLLGVSPFHGATVQVLAVTLALTIPVAAASYVFIEEPGNRLARQAAHRRATTRESPA, translated from the coding sequence GTGGCGGCCGTGGGAATTGTGCTCACCCACGTTGCCTTTCAAACCGGAGTGGACCCCACCTCCGTGGTGGGTTCGCTCCTCGCCCGCTTCGACTTCTTCGTCGCGGTGTTTTTCTTCCTCTCGGCATTCTTGCTGTGGCGGCGCCACTACGCTGACCGCACCGTCCCCGCCATCGGGCGCTACCTGTGGAAACGGGCGGGTCGGATCCTCCCCGGCTACCTATTGTGCGTTGCGGCGGTCATCCTCTTGCTTCCGGAGGCCTCCCGGATGAGCTGGTCGCAGATCCTGGCCAACCTCACTCTCACTCAGGTCTACGTGCCGAATGCCCTCGCGCCGGGCCTCACCCACCTGTGGTCGTTGAGCGTCGAAGTGGGGTTCTACCTCGTCCTTCCCCTCTTGGCCCTGCTCATTGGCGGGTTCTCCCGCAGGACGCGCATCCTCGCCATTGTCGCTCTGGCGGTGCTCAGTCTCGGTTGGGCCTTCCTCCCCTTCGTCTCCTCCACCCCGGCAGAAGGCCTGCCGAACCGGCAGATCTGGCCCCCCGGTTTCGTGCTGTGGTTCGCCCTCGGGATGCTTGCCGCCGAGGTTGAGGGCCGAGTACCGGCGTGGGCCGGGCGGTTGTTGCGGGTGCGGTGGCCCTGGTGGATCGTCGCACTCGTTGTCGCGTGGGTGGCCGGGCAACCGTGGTTTGGGCCGGTGGGGCTCACTCACCCCGAGCCCGCGGAGTTCGTTCTCCGTGTCCTGGCCGGAGGGGTGTTCGCGTTCGCCATCGTCGGCCCCGCGGCGCTGGCCCCATCCGAGCGAGGGTGGTTGTGCAGCCCGCCGATGCAGGCATTGGGGCGCTGGTCCTATGGCATCTTCCTCTGGCACGTGGCCATGCTGTCCGTGGCGTTCCCACTGCTCGGGGTGAGTCCCTTCCACGGGGCAACTGTGCAGGTGTTGGCGGTCACGCTCGCCCTCACCATCCCCGTCGCGGCCGCCAGCTACGTCTTCATTGAGGAGCCCGGCAACAGGCTGGCCAGGCAGGCCGCACACAGGAGGGCGACGACGAGGGAGTCTCCCGCGTAG
- a CDS encoding universal stress protein, with the protein MLIAYDGSAEARRAMAYAARLLVPTEVEVITAWEPMHRTAARTIGMSGLHQAEWVPGAEDDDPSYSKARATCREGMELAESLGLTARAHLVEAETALWCAIVDAAQELRPDVIVAGTRAMSGWRSLWQPSTAGSVLQNAGIPVFIVPPADEPEDSGE; encoded by the coding sequence ATGCTCATCGCCTATGACGGTTCCGCCGAAGCCCGGCGCGCCATGGCCTACGCTGCCCGGCTGCTCGTGCCCACCGAAGTGGAAGTCATCACCGCGTGGGAGCCCATGCACCGCACGGCCGCGCGCACCATCGGGATGTCGGGGTTGCACCAGGCGGAATGGGTCCCGGGTGCGGAGGATGATGATCCGTCGTATTCCAAAGCCCGCGCAACGTGCCGCGAGGGCATGGAACTGGCCGAGTCGCTGGGGTTGACGGCGCGGGCCCACCTCGTGGAGGCCGAGACCGCGCTGTGGTGTGCGATTGTCGACGCCGCCCAGGAACTACGCCCTGACGTCATCGTCGCTGGCACGCGAGCAATGAGCGGGTGGCGCTCCCTGTGGCAGCCGTCGACCGCGGGCTCGGTGCTGCAGAACGCGGGCATCCCTGTGTTCATCGTCCCACCGGCCGATGAGCCGGAGGATTCTGGCGAATAG
- a CDS encoding glycoside hydrolase family 3 N-terminal domain-containing protein has product MNKQVKSVVVIMAATCLLGLVGCATSPTVPDPAASTSSVASSVTSSVTSTLPPPDPARERVPQDQRAKVASLMVVGVTDFDDALAKLQQGAGGIFISSWANTELLATPGRDIAELRRVMGRPFSVSIDFEGGRVQRHAEVLGSHASPRELADTQSVDQVEEHAYHLGRTLREHGVTVDFAPVIDVDTAALDVVGDRAFSTDPTQAGEYGAAFARGLEAAGVTPVYKHFPGHGQASGDTHHELATTPPLDQLVGHDLVPYTIALREKNAAVMVGHMVVPGLGDALPASLNPAAYQLLRSGDYPGGIPYRGLIYTDDLSGMRAITDQHPLPLAVAMAIAAGADQALFSSVSDFEEVISAVDAAVTTGQIPPQQIEDSAYLVQKQLLTSGV; this is encoded by the coding sequence TTGAACAAGCAGGTGAAGTCAGTGGTGGTCATCATGGCGGCGACCTGCCTCCTGGGCTTGGTGGGGTGCGCAACCTCGCCGACGGTGCCCGACCCGGCGGCGTCGACAAGCTCAGTGGCAAGTTCGGTGACAAGTTCGGTAACAAGCACCCTGCCCCCGCCCGATCCCGCGCGGGAGCGGGTGCCGCAGGACCAGCGGGCCAAGGTGGCCTCGCTCATGGTGGTTGGGGTGACGGATTTCGATGATGCTCTGGCAAAACTCCAGCAAGGAGCCGGTGGCATTTTCATCTCTAGCTGGGCGAATACGGAGCTGCTGGCCACCCCGGGGCGCGATATCGCGGAGCTGCGCCGAGTCATGGGGAGGCCGTTTTCGGTATCCATCGACTTCGAGGGCGGCCGGGTGCAGCGGCATGCGGAAGTGTTGGGTTCGCATGCCTCGCCGCGAGAGTTGGCTGATACGCAAAGCGTGGATCAGGTTGAGGAGCACGCTTATCATCTGGGCCGCACCCTGCGTGAGCATGGCGTGACGGTGGATTTTGCCCCGGTCATTGATGTGGATACCGCCGCGCTGGACGTGGTCGGCGACCGAGCTTTTTCCACCGACCCCACCCAAGCGGGGGAGTACGGAGCGGCCTTCGCGCGGGGCCTGGAGGCGGCGGGGGTCACGCCGGTGTACAAGCATTTCCCCGGTCATGGGCAGGCGAGTGGGGATACTCACCACGAGTTGGCCACGACCCCGCCTTTGGATCAGCTGGTCGGCCACGATCTGGTGCCGTACACGATCGCGCTGCGGGAGAAGAACGCCGCCGTGATGGTCGGTCACATGGTCGTGCCGGGTCTGGGGGATGCGTTGCCCGCGAGCCTCAATCCGGCGGCCTACCAGCTGTTACGCAGTGGCGATTATCCCGGTGGCATCCCGTATCGAGGGCTGATTTACACCGACGATCTCTCAGGCATGCGGGCGATCACGGACCAGCATCCGCTCCCGCTGGCCGTGGCCATGGCGATTGCCGCCGGCGCGGACCAAGCCCTGTTTTCTTCGGTCTCCGATTTTGAGGAGGTGATCAGTGCCGTCGACGCGGCTGTCACCACTGGTCAGATTCCTCCGCAGCAGATCGAGGATTCCGCTTATCTAGTCCAAAAGCAGTTGCTCACCTCGGGGGTTTAA
- the dcd gene encoding dCTP deaminase — MLLSDRDIRSAISSGELGIEPFAAENVQPSSVDVCMDRFFRVFNNSKYTHIDPKLQQDELTSLVEVEEGDPFVLHPGEFVLASTLEKFTLPANLAGRLEGKSSLGRLGLLTHSTAGFIDPGFSGYITLELSNVANLPIVLWPGMKVGQLALFKMSSPAETPYGAGALGSKYQGQRGPTPSKAYLNFS, encoded by the coding sequence GTGCTCCTTTCCGATCGTGACATCCGTTCCGCCATCAGCTCTGGCGAGCTGGGCATCGAGCCTTTCGCCGCCGAGAACGTCCAGCCGTCGAGCGTCGATGTGTGCATGGACAGATTCTTCCGAGTCTTCAACAACTCCAAGTACACCCACATCGATCCGAAGCTTCAGCAAGATGAGCTGACCAGCCTCGTCGAGGTGGAGGAGGGGGATCCATTCGTGCTGCACCCGGGCGAATTCGTTCTGGCCTCCACGCTGGAGAAGTTCACCCTCCCCGCCAACCTCGCAGGGCGACTTGAGGGTAAGTCCTCGCTCGGGCGTCTGGGGTTGCTCACGCACTCCACCGCCGGGTTTATTGACCCGGGCTTCTCGGGCTACATCACCCTCGAGCTTTCCAACGTCGCCAACCTGCCGATCGTGCTGTGGCCGGGGATGAAGGTCGGGCAGCTCGCCTTGTTTAAGATGTCTTCTCCGGCGGAAACTCCCTATGGTGCCGGTGCTCTGGGGTCGAAGTACCAGGGTCAGCGTGGCCCGACTCCGTCAAAGGCTTACTTGAACTTCTCTTAA
- a CDS encoding DUF3068 domain-containing protein, whose product MSHPAPARGESPLGGRRAILIIFLISGLLFFAGSTIPPLVINLMRPLPVGQSQSFATNPGPTLGLDPTAWRDQTIPAENADRPECQGESILEVPYSCLVIEGTSFYRQVTTTSETDKRSEVNVDSALTMFMFDAPVAEIQDHVRINRSTAYPVPEPVSSMRLVIPDADSGFDGSAFTRQGLQYFFPFPAERKSYDFFDRLTQETEPIDYVGEYEHNGLKAYEFTHTVEPRRLTPGMSQTFIPGSKTGSTSVDLTGLAEWFYTPEQLQRFGHSPTDLVSVTSYFTITRTFWVQPDTGTVIDYSERPHIFFAEDDAQARIFGTEPATAYTLYYSELQWDEATTSAQTALAEQGLQRLTLLQGFAYLAKAVAFVLAAWGVALVLLRRRAKETP is encoded by the coding sequence GTGTCTCACCCAGCCCCAGCGCGAGGAGAGTCGCCTCTAGGTGGCCGCAGAGCCATCCTCATCATCTTCCTCATCTCCGGCCTGCTGTTTTTCGCCGGCTCCACCATTCCCCCGCTGGTGATTAACCTCATGCGACCATTGCCGGTGGGCCAGTCGCAGTCCTTTGCCACCAACCCTGGCCCGACACTGGGCTTGGACCCGACGGCGTGGCGGGATCAGACCATCCCGGCGGAGAATGCTGACCGGCCGGAGTGCCAGGGCGAGAGCATCCTCGAGGTGCCCTACTCCTGCCTGGTCATCGAGGGAACCTCCTTCTACCGGCAGGTCACAACGACGAGCGAGACGGATAAGCGCTCGGAAGTCAACGTCGATTCGGCGCTCACCATGTTCATGTTCGATGCCCCCGTCGCGGAGATCCAAGACCATGTGCGCATCAACCGTTCGACGGCCTACCCCGTTCCCGAGCCGGTGAGCTCCATGCGGCTGGTCATCCCGGACGCCGATTCGGGTTTCGATGGTTCCGCGTTTACCCGCCAGGGCCTGCAGTATTTCTTCCCCTTCCCGGCTGAGCGTAAATCCTATGACTTCTTCGATCGCCTCACTCAGGAGACGGAGCCGATTGATTATGTCGGGGAGTACGAGCACAACGGACTCAAGGCTTATGAGTTCACCCACACCGTCGAGCCGCGCCGCCTCACCCCCGGCATGTCCCAGACCTTTATCCCCGGCAGCAAGACCGGATCCACCTCCGTCGATCTGACGGGGCTCGCCGAGTGGTTTTACACCCCCGAGCAGCTCCAACGCTTTGGCCACAGCCCCACCGACCTCGTGTCCGTGACCTCGTATTTCACCATCACCCGCACGTTCTGGGTCCAGCCCGATACGGGCACGGTCATCGATTATTCCGAGCGCCCGCACATTTTCTTCGCCGAGGATGATGCGCAGGCGCGCATCTTCGGCACCGAACCCGCCACCGCTTACACTCTTTACTATTCCGAGCTGCAGTGGGACGAAGCGACCACGTCGGCGCAGACGGCCCTCGCCGAGCAAGGCCTGCAGCGCCTGACATTGCTCCAGGGGTTCGCCTACTTGGCTAAGGCGGTGGCCTTCGTCCTCGCCGCGTGGGGAGTCGCGCTCGTCTTGCTGCGTCGCCGCGCTAAGGAGACACCCTGA
- a CDS encoding DUF2613 domain-containing protein — MANSSDSTRRRALSSVVASAVVGVALGIISIIGIATFSGQDTVPQGNAVPAEDALLGGPEYGTRG; from the coding sequence ATGGCCAACTCTTCCGATTCCACTCGCCGCCGCGCGTTGAGCTCCGTGGTAGCCAGCGCAGTCGTCGGTGTGGCGTTGGGGATTATTTCCATCATCGGTATCGCCACCTTCTCCGGGCAGGACACCGTGCCCCAGGGCAACGCGGTCCCCGCCGAGGATGCCCTGCTGGGTGGCCCGGAGTACGGCACGCGCGGATAG
- a CDS encoding DUF2200 domain-containing protein — MSNERVYAYPFSDIYTLYVAKVERKDRTVAELEEVLTWLTGYSSAQLRTFEGDLRDFFDQAPAMNPHTELITGVVCGVRVEEIEDPLMQQIRWMDKLVDELAKGKKMEKILRG; from the coding sequence ATGTCCAACGAACGTGTCTACGCCTATCCCTTTTCCGACATCTACACCCTCTACGTGGCCAAGGTCGAACGCAAGGACCGAACCGTTGCCGAGCTGGAAGAGGTTTTGACCTGGTTAACGGGCTATTCCAGTGCGCAGCTGCGCACTTTCGAGGGAGATCTACGGGACTTCTTCGACCAAGCCCCGGCGATGAATCCACACACCGAATTGATCACCGGCGTCGTGTGTGGCGTGCGAGTCGAAGAGATCGAGGACCCCCTCATGCAGCAGATCCGCTGGATGGACAAGCTCGTCGACGAGCTGGCCAAGGGAAAGAAGATGGAGAAGATTCTCCGCGGGTAG
- a CDS encoding alpha-(1->3)-arabinofuranosyltransferase domain-containing protein encodes MARSTARADSPTSLMLRRLPVQHLLGWLFLALLVWTQSPGHTSADTKHDLAANPAGFLAGALHAWTDTFTLGQLQNQAYGYLFPQGAFFLLTDSLPSWVAQRMWWTLVLGVGFSGFLLLVQRLRIGSPAFQVLAALLFALSPRSLSTLTSISSETWPIMLAPWVIVAVVGRLGWRAVAAATIPVALMGAVNATATLAACTPAGLVLIWRLLRRDHLAGRTLSGWLAGCVLVSLWWIGPLLVLGRYSAPFTDFIESSFVTTRWLNLVEILRGTTSWAPFVDTERIAGTTLVSSPVFVLATVAVAALGLWGLARRDLPLRRLWVGMLFVGIAILGAAHGPLSAPWLAFLDGAGAPLRNLHKFDLLVRIPLLVGVAGLGATLRMPTVPPAQTGRRAVAGTLVVLIAAVSIAPAWSGRLLPRGAYEHVPSYWQEAANYLNTHTEGTRTLITPQASFARQSWGWTRDEPAQPLLEVPWAVRDAVPLINPEAIRGLDGVMAVLNEDPTSGYQSLRRLGIGAVLIRHDLSGSPATIDASALAEATGGTLTSFGAEEQIEVVLFDPNADLMISDAPIRVAGGGESLALLDALSGPGPRQLVDADAEVVTDTPMLVVRNYGTLDRAVSAPLATREEGADVTNAVPDYPSAGPLTKVETRGGAVTASSSAADATSFGGADARRSLTAGVDKRTDTAWWPSPGGARGQWLELTPTEPVDHPLVSITATDDTVVEVNGLTVELAASEPTEVQLQGAVDAVRVTLTASQPVGLSEVSIAGHDISRVVTVPDTSPDVRQFLFQRLFVDTGVLIRDFTAPRPLTMRLDAPNRRPVTIDGVDYSRGDLIELPAGPHRVETRAQWITLTEDGFNPSPAWSLTGRALMTDDSDRLLITGRAANPGLRAHLGDEELTPVLIDAATQAFQVPAGTAGVVHISFAGEATYRWSLFGGAIIGVLALLTAIGMVARRGQWESDPALSTPSGSGRGLFVLAAVSIGLAVGWPGLLAGALALLIRRVTVFPASVLATVPLLISGAWLARGPWPSADYAGDSLVVALLCAACLASLLPGSSMKT; translated from the coding sequence GTGGCCCGGAGTACGGCACGCGCGGATAGCCCCACCTCCTTGATGCTCCGGCGCCTGCCCGTCCAGCACCTGCTCGGCTGGCTGTTTCTCGCCCTGCTGGTGTGGACCCAATCGCCGGGGCACACCTCTGCGGATACGAAGCATGACCTGGCGGCCAACCCGGCGGGCTTTTTGGCGGGCGCGTTGCACGCTTGGACGGACACCTTCACCCTGGGCCAGTTGCAAAACCAGGCCTACGGCTACCTCTTCCCCCAGGGAGCTTTCTTCCTGCTCACGGACTCACTGCCGAGTTGGGTGGCGCAGCGAATGTGGTGGACGCTGGTGCTCGGCGTAGGTTTCAGTGGGTTTCTGTTGCTGGTGCAGCGCCTGCGCATCGGCAGCCCCGCCTTCCAGGTGCTGGCGGCGCTGTTATTCGCGCTGTCTCCCCGCTCGCTGAGCACGCTGACGTCGATTTCTTCGGAGACCTGGCCGATCATGCTGGCTCCGTGGGTCATCGTGGCGGTCGTGGGCCGGCTCGGCTGGCGGGCCGTGGCGGCGGCCACGATTCCCGTCGCCCTCATGGGGGCGGTCAACGCCACCGCCACCCTCGCGGCGTGCACCCCGGCGGGCCTGGTGTTGATCTGGCGGCTGCTGCGCCGCGACCACCTCGCCGGACGTACCCTCTCCGGGTGGCTGGCCGGGTGCGTGCTGGTCAGCCTCTGGTGGATAGGACCACTGTTGGTCCTGGGCCGCTATTCCGCACCGTTCACGGATTTCATCGAGTCCTCCTTCGTCACCACCCGCTGGCTCAATCTGGTGGAAATTCTTCGCGGCACCACGAGTTGGGCGCCCTTCGTTGATACCGAACGGATCGCTGGGACCACGCTCGTCTCCTCGCCCGTGTTCGTCCTCGCCACCGTTGCCGTTGCTGCCCTTGGCCTGTGGGGGTTAGCCCGGCGCGATCTCCCGCTGCGACGTCTGTGGGTGGGCATGCTTTTCGTCGGCATCGCCATCCTCGGCGCCGCCCACGGGCCGCTGTCCGCACCGTGGTTGGCCTTCCTCGACGGCGCGGGCGCCCCTCTGCGTAACCTGCACAAGTTCGATCTCCTCGTGCGCATTCCCCTGCTGGTGGGAGTGGCCGGGTTGGGGGCTACGCTGCGGATGCCTACTGTGCCCCCAGCGCAGACCGGGCGGCGGGCAGTTGCCGGCACCCTCGTCGTCCTCATCGCCGCAGTCTCGATAGCGCCCGCGTGGTCGGGCCGCCTGCTCCCCCGCGGGGCCTATGAGCATGTCCCGTCTTACTGGCAGGAGGCGGCGAACTACCTCAACACCCACACGGAGGGCACTCGAACTCTCATCACCCCGCAGGCCTCCTTCGCCCGCCAGAGTTGGGGATGGACGCGCGACGAGCCCGCCCAGCCACTGCTCGAGGTTCCCTGGGCGGTGCGCGACGCCGTTCCGCTCATTAATCCCGAGGCGATCCGCGGGCTCGATGGGGTGATGGCGGTGCTGAACGAGGATCCCACCAGCGGCTACCAGTCGCTTCGTCGCCTGGGCATCGGCGCGGTGCTCATCCGCCATGACCTTAGTGGCTCGCCCGCCACCATTGATGCCAGCGCCCTCGCCGAGGCCACAGGCGGCACCCTCACTTCATTCGGCGCGGAGGAGCAGATCGAGGTGGTGCTTTTTGATCCCAACGCCGACCTCATGATCAGCGATGCTCCCATCCGGGTTGCCGGGGGAGGCGAATCTCTCGCCCTGCTCGATGCCCTCTCAGGTCCTGGGCCCCGCCAACTTGTCGACGCAGATGCCGAGGTGGTCACCGATACCCCGATGCTGGTGGTGCGCAACTACGGCACCCTGGACCGGGCGGTCAGCGCGCCGCTGGCCACCCGGGAGGAGGGGGCGGATGTGACCAACGCCGTCCCGGACTACCCCAGCGCTGGGCCGCTGACAAAGGTCGAGACCCGCGGCGGGGCGGTGACCGCCAGCAGTTCGGCGGCGGATGCCACGAGCTTTGGTGGGGCGGACGCGCGGCGTTCGCTGACGGCGGGCGTCGATAAGCGCACCGACACCGCGTGGTGGCCGAGCCCCGGCGGGGCGAGGGGGCAGTGGCTGGAACTCACGCCGACGGAACCGGTGGACCATCCCCTGGTCAGCATCACCGCTACCGATGACACGGTGGTCGAGGTCAACGGACTCACCGTGGAACTGGCCGCCAGCGAGCCCACCGAGGTGCAGCTGCAGGGAGCGGTGGACGCCGTGCGCGTGACCCTCACCGCCAGCCAGCCCGTCGGCCTTTCGGAAGTATCCATCGCGGGCCACGACATCTCGCGCGTGGTCACCGTGCCCGATACCTCCCCTGACGTCCGACAATTCCTTTTCCAGCGCCTCTTCGTCGACACCGGCGTGCTCATCCGCGACTTCACCGCACCCCGCCCGCTCACCATGCGCCTCGACGCCCCCAACCGCCGACCCGTGACCATCGACGGCGTCGACTACTCCCGCGGCGACCTCATCGAACTGCCCGCGGGCCCGCACCGCGTGGAAACGCGCGCCCAGTGGATCACCCTCACCGAAGATGGCTTCAACCCCTCCCCAGCCTGGTCGCTGACCGGGCGGGCACTCATGACCGACGACTCTGATCGCCTCCTCATCACCGGCCGCGCGGCCAACCCGGGTCTGCGCGCCCACCTCGGGGATGAGGAGCTGACACCCGTGCTTATCGACGCCGCCACCCAGGCCTTCCAGGTCCCCGCCGGCACGGCGGGGGTCGTCCACATCAGCTTCGCCGGCGAAGCCACCTACCGGTGGTCACTGTTCGGTGGGGCAATCATCGGCGTGCTGGCACTACTCACGGCCATCGGGATGGTGGCGCGCCGGGGCCAGTGGGAGTCCGATCCTGCGCTGTCTACGCCCAGCGGTTCGGGGCGCGGATTGTTCGTGCTCGCCGCGGTGAGCATCGGGCTCGCCGTCGGCTGGCCGGGCCTATTAGCCGGTGCCCTGGCGTTGCTTATCAGGCGGGTGACGGTGTTCCCAGCCAGCGTCTTGGCAACAGTCCCGCTCCTTATCTCTGGTGCTTGGCTCGCCCGCGGACCGTGGCCCAGCGCCGACTACGCGGGAGACTCCCTCGTCGTCGCCCTCCTGTGTGCGGCCTGCCTGGCCAGCCTGTTGCCGGGCTCCTCAATGAAGACGTAG